The region ACCACCCGCTCCGCCATTATTCAGATAAGCATCTGCCCAACCATTGAAAGCGTGCGCAGTAGCAAGAGGCGTAACAAATCGACCTGCCCCATCATCACTGCCAAGCAGCTCGTAGCCGACGGCAACAGTGATGCCAGAAGCGCTACCAGAAAGCATCAGGTGTGCGTAGTCTGTCTCGATGTCAGTGTCGGATTCCTGACGAGCATATTCAGCACGATATCCGATCTTGACCGAGTCTGTGGGATGAGATCCCGCGACGTAGGCACCAAACGTGTCTGTATCGTTGGCTGCTGGGGCTGTACCGTCAAAATCGAGGAAATATCCATAAGCGCCGAAGGTTATATTCTCTAAACCTTTGTAAGTAAGATTGATTAGGTGTGAATCACTATCCCAATCTGACTTGTCTGCGAGGATGCGGTTGATCTCGTAAAGGTATGCATAGCTGAGCTTCATACCCTCGTATGAGTAGCTCGCGCTCACTGCGTCGAAGGTCTGCTCGTTTTGGCGCCATCCGACATTTCCGATAAAACGCGCGTTGTCGTAGATCAGGCGTTGGCGGCCGCCTTTGATGAGAAGTCCCTCGGTGGGCTTGAAGCTCACATATGCTTGATTCAGCTCAGAAGTTGTAGGGTCTGCGATGATTGACTTAGAGCTATCTCCATCAACGATGCCGTTGTAAGCATCTTGGTCGACAGCAGAGACATTCACGAGCTCAACGTATCCGCCGATACCTGATTGCTCAGCGAATTTGTAACCGATGAGCGTGCGGGCTGTGAGTGCGTTGCCCTCGTCGCGGTTGTCAAAATCGGCAAACTCATACCGAGCGCGGATGCTGAAACTGAAGTCGCCTTCAGTGAAGAACTCCTTGGCACTTTGGCCATAGGAGAAAGAGGAGGCAGCAAGCGTGCATCCTAGAATTGTAGTTTTGGCTATGGAAGCTGACATCGTATTAATCGATTTAATCGTAGTTTGTGTCTATTTTTTGGCTGTGGACTGCCCCCTCATACGCACCAACAATGCCATCCATGCCAATTTACCTATTTTGAAACGAGCAGGAATTCTCATTATTTTAATGAATTTCTCTCATTTAATAAACAATGAACAAGATTCATGTATTTGCATGAGCTGCTCGATAGCGGAGTGCCGCTCGGCCTAAATCAGCCCATCGCCTGGGCTGCGCGCTCGGCTTCGTCGTAAAGATCTTCCCAGAAGACTTGTTTCAAACCGTCAAACTCGGCCAACTTGAGGGCTTCTCCCTCAGAAGAGGACGCCAAGGCATCCAAGTAGAATCGAGCAACCTCCTCAGTCGGACGATTGGCATCACCGTGACCAAAATTAATCAAATGTTCGATTTTGCACATGTTCTCAACTCCATCGAGATAAGAGCCCTGGTAAATATCGCTCAATACAGAGTCGTCTATTCCTAGATAGGAACTGCTTCCCAAGACCGATGCTAGGTGATCAGCATGTTCGGGGTTTTGGCAATAACGGCAGGCACGTATCACGGCCGCCAAAAAGGCAATGTGCTCCTCAGGGCGATCTTCAGCGAAACGCCGTGTCGTCATAACTACCTTTTCGGGAGCTGAGGGAAACAAATCCGAACCGAGCGCGATCGTCCAACCAATACCTCGGCGCGCCGCCAAGGAATGCCAGGGATCGCCAACGCAAAAGCCATCGAGTGTGCCTGCTGCCAGATTGCGCAACGCCTGTCCCGGTGGTACGGTCACCACTTTAACGTCCTTGCCTGGCTGAAGTCTGAGGTTTTGCAACCAGCGCATAAGGATGTGGCGGTGGGTCGAGATGCTACTCACAACACCTAATGTATAAGTCCGCGCCCAGCGCGAAGAGCGCACCTCTTGACGAAATTCTTCGGCAGACTCGACCCCGCGTTGGCGCACCGACGTAGAAAAAGATATACCGTTGCCTCCTTGGTTAATCACCATAGCCGTCCCACACGGACATGCACGACCTACCAGACCTAAGGTCGCCGCAATCGGCATTGTGCCAATAGCATGAGCCGCATCGAGCTGACCTAAGACCACTTTATTCAACACCGAAGACCAACCCACTTCGCGCGAAAGCCGCACGCGTAAACCTGCATCTTTATAGTAACCCAGTTCTCCAGCCATGATGAGCGGAGCCGCATCACAGAGCTGAATATAGCCAATGTTTAAAAATGTTTCCAAAATTAATTAAATACGTTCATGGTGTAAATTAGCTTCTGGCACAAGACTTGTAGCAAAATAGCTAAAGACATGCCCAACTCCGAAATCATCGACAGCCGACAACTGCTCAATTTCGTCAAACTGGCAGAAACGCGTAGTTTTACTCAAACAGCAAAATCGTTGAACCTGACACAGTCTGCGGTCAGCCATTCGATTAAAAGCCTTGAGGAAGACCTCGGGTGTCGCCTGTTCGAACGTATCGGCAAAAAAGTGTTTTTGACTGTGCAGGGCGAAGGCTTACTCGCCAATGCCAACCAGATTATACACCTTATGACCAGTGCTCGAGAGCGGCTGATACATCATTCCTCCTGGGGAGGGGGTCGCTTGAGAATCGCAGCTGCTTCAACGATCTGCGAATATCTAGTGCCAGAAATTCTTAGGGAATTTAACGAGAGCTTTATCGAATGTGATCTGAAACTCAGGTCAGTCGATGCCCCGAGCATTGGCCCGCTCATCGCCAACAACACAGTCGATCTCGGATTTACGATCTATACTGAAGACATGGATCCCGAGCTTCAGTTTCAAGAGATCTTCCGCGATACCCTACAGTTTGCCGTCGCCCCGAACCATCCATGGCTCGAGAGGCGACGCCTCAACCGACGTGACATCGAAGAGGCCAATATCCTCACCTATACTTCGAGTAGCCTCACTCAGCGCATGATCCTTAATTATTTGCAGGAACATGGAATTAAGTCTCCAAACTTCACGGAGATCGGGAATGTCTCGACCATAAAAGAACTGGTTAAAATTGGCCAAGGTGTGGCACTCCTCCCTCACTGGGTAATGGAGGAAGACCGCTCACAGGGATTGATCCTGACCATCCCGATGCCCTATGGAGGCATTGAACGCACTTGGGGAATCGCCACGCTCAAGGGACGCCCCGAATCCTTGCTCGAAGAAACGTTTATCGGCTTGGCACAGGACTGTTGCCGTCATCGGATTGCCCCGGTAGAGGTCATCTTTGAATAATGATTGAGCGAGAGAATTTAAGAGGGCTGGTCGTCGCAGGGGGCAGGTCAAAACGGATGGGCCGCCCCAAAGCACTCCTAGAATACCGAGATGGACTCCCTCAATGGAAACACGCTGCCATGCTCCTCGCTACACGTTGCAGCGAAGTCTTTGTGTCCCTCTCGGCTCAATCAATCATCGAAGTCGAGCCGCCGTTCAAAACTCTTTTTGACACAGAAACGGATCAAGGGCCCATACACGCTTGGGCACGCGCATCTGAAATCGCTCCGCATTGCTATTGGCTCTGTATCAACTGCGACCTACCACGGGCAGATATTGAAATGATCGATTCTTTGTTAAGCTCCAAAAGCGATCATCTGGCGCGCGCCTTCATGAATCCTGAGACACAGTTTGCCGATCCCCAATGCGTGCTTCTTTCTCCCGATGCCCTCACCCGACTCGACGATGCTTACCGCTGGGGTATGCGTACTCCGCGGCGCTTTATCGCTGAATTACCCGTGCACACCCTTGAGCCCCAGCGCTCCGAATGGCTAGAGGGAGCCAACACTCCAGAAGACTTCATACGCATCCGCGACTCGATTTAGCTATGCAACAGATCTCAATCCTCCAGCTCTATATTTCGCCCAATCACATCTTTTATGGACACCACGGAAAGGAACCCGGCAAACATGTCGCCAGTCCGGCAAAGACCATAGTCTGCCACGCGGGCCACGGCATCGAGGGCGATCGCTTTTACGATTTTAAAGAAAACTACAAAGGGCAGATCACGTTTTTAGAACAGGAGCAGGTCGACAAATTAGCTGCAAAACTAGAGTTAGAAGACATAGATCCTACGCGCCTTCGTCGAAACGTCATCACTCAAGGAATCGACCTAAACAGCCTCATAGGCAAAGAGTTTACCATCGGATCGATGCGCTTCGCAGGCACGGAAGAATGCAGCCCTTGCTACTGGATGGATCACGCCGTAAGCGACGGCGCCGAAAGGTGCCTACGCGGCCACGGCGGCTTGCGAGCGCGTATCCTGAACGATGGCAAATTGAGTCCGGGAACATATCCGCTTGTCGTCGCCTAAACAGTAAGTCTCCGGCTCAACTATGCTCCTCAAACCACTGCCGGTTGATCTCCAAAAACACATCTTTCCAATAATAAGCATCGAGCATCTCCGAACAGATGTGGCCGAGCAGCCATAGAGCTGCATACAAAGCCTCGACTGAAGCCAAACCGCCCTGAGGGTCCTCACTTATTTTACTCACACGCGGATATGCTGTGAGCAAACCAGCCGGCAAACTTCGGCGCGTGGGCTCACCCTCTAGACTAGCCTCAAGATCAGGCAGCAAGCGCCAAGTGCTATCTAAAAGCACGAGCTCATTGCCTGCATCGACCTGGCTCAATGGCGGAGCATCCACCGCGAGAATGATTTTTCCTGAAACATCGAACCGCTCACCCCGCGTCGCCTTGTAAAACACCAGATCCCCCCTTCCACGCAGCGGCTCGAGACTGCACTTACTGAGGCGTTCCTTCGGATGACGGATGATCGTTGCTTTTACCATTTCTGCTAACCTAGTCTCAGCTCTTTTCACGCAACAAGCTGAAACAAATATGAAATACCTTTCTACTCGTGGCCATCCAGAGCGTCTCTCATTCCGAGATGTGGTTGCCTCTGGGCTAGCGCCGGATGGTGGCCTGTTCGTCCCAGAGACGCTACCTGACTTATCTCAACACGTCCCTTCCTGGCAAAACTTAGCCTACCCAGAAATCGCCTCTGGCTTTTTCAAAATCTTTGCCGACGACATCGACATCGGAGTGTTGCACGAACTGGCTTATCGCGCCTACCGGAATTTCGACCATCCCGAGCTCGCCCCGCTGAAGCCGCTGTCGGACAAGCTCACCGTCCTCGAGCTATTTCACGGCCCTACCCTCGCCTTCAAAGATTTCGCTATGCAACTCCTTGGGCAGCTAATCGAGTATCAGGTCAAGATGACCAAGAAGTCGGTAACGATACTCGGAGCCACCTCAGGCGACACCGGGGCAGCTGCGGTCCAAGGGCTCATGAATAAGGCTGGGGTCAATGTGTTCATTCTCTATCCTCACGGAAGGATATCCCCACTCCAGGAACGCCAAATGACCTGCACCGGCGCAGCCAACGTCTATCCTATCGCCATCGACGGGGCATTCGACGATGCGCAATACGCGCTAAAAGATGTGTTTGGCGACGCCACATTCAAAGCTGAGACAGGACTCACTACCATCAACTCGATCAACATTGCCCGTGTGCTCGCGCAATGCGTCTACTACATTTATGCATGGCTCAATCTGCCTCAAGCAGTCCGCGAAACCAGCAATCTCGAGTGGGTCGTGCCAACAGGGAATTTCGGAAACATCCTAGCGGGATGGATGTGTCAAAAAATGGGTATCCCTCTAGGTTCTTTTCGCATAGCGACGAACCAAAATGATATCCTCCATCGCCTGTTCACCACAGGTAAATATGAGGTCGAATCGGTCCAGCCGAGTCATGCACCGTCCATGGATATTCAAGTGGCTTCAAACTTTGAACGCTT is a window of Opitutales bacterium DNA encoding:
- a CDS encoding NTP transferase domain-containing protein, with product MGRPKALLEYRDGLPQWKHAAMLLATRCSEVFVSLSAQSIIEVEPPFKTLFDTETDQGPIHAWARASEIAPHCYWLCINCDLPRADIEMIDSLLSSKSDHLARAFMNPETQFADPQCVLLSPDALTRLDDAYRWGMRTPRRFIAELPVHTLEPQRSEWLEGANTPEDFIRIRDSI
- a CDS encoding alginate export family protein — its product is MSASIAKTTILGCTLAASSFSYGQSAKEFFTEGDFSFSIRARYEFADFDNRDEGNALTARTLIGYKFAEQSGIGGYVELVNVSAVDQDAYNGIVDGDSSKSIIADPTTSELNQAYVSFKPTEGLLIKGGRQRLIYDNARFIGNVGWRQNEQTFDAVSASYSYEGMKLSYAYLYEINRILADKSDWDSDSHLINLTYKGLENITFGAYGYFLDFDGTAPAANDTDTFGAYVAGSHPTDSVKIGYRAEYARQESDTDIETDYAHLMLSGSASGITVAVGYELLGSDDGAGRFVTPLATAHAFNGWADAYLNNGGAGGLENYYISIAGKIGPVPVKAIYHNFSSDEGSLADGDEIDLLATYKINENVSTLFKAAFYEGDNLADRNRFWAQIQFTY
- a CDS encoding ABC transporter substrate-binding protein, with product METFLNIGYIQLCDAAPLIMAGELGYYKDAGLRVRLSREVGWSSVLNKVVLGQLDAAHAIGTMPIAATLGLVGRACPCGTAMVINQGGNGISFSTSVRQRGVESAEEFRQEVRSSRWARTYTLGVVSSISTHRHILMRWLQNLRLQPGKDVKVVTVPPGQALRNLAAGTLDGFCVGDPWHSLAARRGIGWTIALGSDLFPSAPEKVVMTTRRFAEDRPEEHIAFLAAVIRACRYCQNPEHADHLASVLGSSSYLGIDDSVLSDIYQGSYLDGVENMCKIEHLINFGHGDANRPTEEVARFYLDALASSSEGEALKLAEFDGLKQVFWEDLYDEAERAAQAMG
- a CDS encoding LysR family transcriptional regulator: MPNSEIIDSRQLLNFVKLAETRSFTQTAKSLNLTQSAVSHSIKSLEEDLGCRLFERIGKKVFLTVQGEGLLANANQIIHLMTSARERLIHHSSWGGGRLRIAAASTICEYLVPEILREFNESFIECDLKLRSVDAPSIGPLIANNTVDLGFTIYTEDMDPELQFQEIFRDTLQFAVAPNHPWLERRRLNRRDIEEANILTYTSSSLTQRMILNYLQEHGIKSPNFTEIGNVSTIKELVKIGQGVALLPHWVMEEDRSQGLILTIPMPYGGIERTWGIATLKGRPESLLEETFIGLAQDCCRHRIAPVEVIFE
- a CDS encoding DUF367 domain-containing protein; protein product: MVKATIIRHPKERLSKCSLEPLRGRGDLVFYKATRGERFDVSGKIILAVDAPPLSQVDAGNELVLLDSTWRLLPDLEASLEGEPTRRSLPAGLLTAYPRVSKISEDPQGGLASVEALYAALWLLGHICSEMLDAYYWKDVFLEINRQWFEEHS
- a CDS encoding MOSC domain-containing protein → MQQISILQLYISPNHIFYGHHGKEPGKHVASPAKTIVCHAGHGIEGDRFYDFKENYKGQITFLEQEQVDKLAAKLELEDIDPTRLRRNVITQGIDLNSLIGKEFTIGSMRFAGTEECSPCYWMDHAVSDGAERCLRGHGGLRARILNDGKLSPGTYPLVVA
- a CDS encoding threonine synthase produces the protein MKYLSTRGHPERLSFRDVVASGLAPDGGLFVPETLPDLSQHVPSWQNLAYPEIASGFFKIFADDIDIGVLHELAYRAYRNFDHPELAPLKPLSDKLTVLELFHGPTLAFKDFAMQLLGQLIEYQVKMTKKSVTILGATSGDTGAAAVQGLMNKAGVNVFILYPHGRISPLQERQMTCTGAANVYPIAIDGAFDDAQYALKDVFGDATFKAETGLTTINSINIARVLAQCVYYIYAWLNLPQAVRETSNLEWVVPTGNFGNILAGWMCQKMGIPLGSFRIATNQNDILHRLFTTGKYEVESVQPSHAPSMDIQVASNFERFVYFAEQGDTAAVKKTMETFRETGSYTFKDFDPSTFTSSRTDDAEIQTIIGDVYKQHGYVIDPHTACGFKDINADKHSIILSTAHPAKFPEVVDAATGIEPKADTLETLKSKDIVNTRLAAEPEAIKAFIRKQLA